From Candidatus Hydrogenedentota bacterium, one genomic window encodes:
- a CDS encoding DNA polymerase III subunit alpha: MIFPLEVHSCYSMLQGTAWPRQLVARAVEYGIHTLPLTDTGGLYGALPFYQIARDAGIKAILGARLGPWLVLARDRKGYADLCALITAVHLGAVDPYALETWPFDFDGAHLFLISDQLPMLRRLTARGFSPLAGIVHYGGASSRRRAELFLGAAKDLGIRPVALYPVYFLNQQHYRTHRVLTAIRENTLEKTLPSGTTVSPEAWFCTPKRIEVLYGAWPETLDTLAWIGESCNVELSLGTPCFPNFSLPSGETPFSWLWKHCFEGLRRRYRPLTPKVLDRAHHELNIIHDLGFAPYFLIVSDIVHFARHQDIPAVGRGSAANSLVAYALGITRVDPFKYNLYFERFLNRSRKDCPDIDLDLCWRGRDRILDYVYNRYGSDHVAMISTINTFRARASIRETAKAFGFTGREIGLITQSIPHYGAEDLGLLLRSLPECRHLDIDSEPLKSILETSQTIAGLPRHLATHACGTVIAPEPLTHYVPLERAARDIIITQFDKDSIETLGLVKMDLLGHRALSAIRDTVHAIRRNRDAHFDIESIPDSDSVAEKQLVSGHTIGCFQVESPAMRGLLRKLQARSCMAVIQAIALVRPGASGSGMKQHFIDRCHGHESVHYPHPSMEAALGDSYGVMIYQEDVLKVAHAVAGMSLEEADLLRRAMSKKRGPREMARIMKSFLEGAAQQGVPESCAQEIWELIANFASYAYCKAHAATYGELAYQCVWLKAHYPVEYFSAVLANGGGFYAPLVYVSEARRCGVPVLPPDVNYSALNYAQEGDGIRMGFAQILHVSEKTAQGILAAREKGLFRDVVDLLKRVPIGMSEGLQLCQAGALDSLSAAQGIPRPVQFWQLQHIPEVRDILFDGESAAPSLPAIPDVSARFRADSEQNCLGQPLSSTLLRTYGAVSSDIPLIASRDLPAYAGRQVTTMGTIIAERRLPLHKGEGIMKFLSVEDAWGVFEAVLFSESYRRFGHLTHSGSTCLYIGSVSNKGGDTTVIIERILRTA; this comes from the coding sequence ATGATATTTCCGCTCGAAGTACATAGTTGCTATTCCATGTTGCAAGGAACGGCATGGCCCCGACAGCTGGTTGCCCGTGCTGTGGAATACGGTATACACACCCTGCCGTTGACAGATACAGGCGGGCTTTATGGGGCGCTGCCCTTTTATCAAATTGCCCGTGACGCAGGGATAAAAGCGATTCTTGGTGCACGGTTGGGACCTTGGCTGGTGTTGGCGCGTGACCGCAAAGGCTATGCTGATCTTTGTGCGCTGATCACAGCAGTTCATCTGGGAGCAGTGGATCCCTATGCTTTAGAGACTTGGCCTTTTGACTTTGACGGAGCCCATCTTTTTTTAATTAGCGACCAATTGCCCATGCTGCGCCGCCTCACTGCCCGCGGCTTTTCTCCGTTAGCGGGTATTGTGCATTATGGCGGTGCTTCGTCGCGGCGCCGTGCTGAGCTGTTCTTGGGCGCTGCCAAAGATCTGGGCATCCGACCTGTGGCGTTGTATCCGGTCTATTTTTTAAATCAGCAGCACTATCGCACCCATCGGGTTCTTACTGCTATTCGTGAAAACACATTGGAAAAAACACTGCCTTCCGGAACGACGGTTTCTCCGGAGGCATGGTTTTGTACTCCGAAGCGCATTGAAGTTCTTTACGGTGCTTGGCCGGAGACTTTGGATACCTTAGCATGGATTGGGGAATCGTGTAATGTGGAGCTTTCTCTGGGAACTCCTTGTTTTCCGAATTTTTCATTACCGTCCGGGGAAACACCGTTTTCATGGTTGTGGAAGCATTGTTTTGAAGGGTTGCGGCGTCGCTACCGTCCTTTGACGCCTAAGGTCTTGGATCGTGCTCATCATGAACTTAACATCATTCATGATTTGGGTTTTGCACCCTATTTTTTGATTGTGTCTGATATCGTTCATTTTGCAAGGCATCAGGATATCCCTGCTGTGGGCCGCGGTTCTGCCGCTAATAGTCTTGTCGCTTATGCGCTGGGCATTACGCGGGTAGACCCTTTTAAATACAATCTTTATTTTGAACGTTTTTTAAATCGCTCCCGCAAAGACTGTCCTGATATCGATCTTGATTTATGTTGGCGCGGCCGCGACCGGATTCTCGATTATGTGTACAACCGCTACGGTTCCGATCACGTTGCCATGATCAGTACGATTAATACCTTCCGTGCCCGGGCTTCTATTCGTGAGACTGCCAAAGCCTTCGGATTTACGGGACGTGAAATCGGATTGATCACGCAATCTATTCCACATTACGGAGCCGAAGATCTGGGGTTATTATTGCGCTCTTTGCCGGAATGTCGCCATTTGGACATAGACTCGGAACCGCTCAAAAGCATTTTGGAAACGAGCCAGACGATTGCCGGGCTGCCCCGCCATCTTGCCACGCACGCTTGCGGCACCGTCATTGCGCCGGAACCGCTCACCCACTACGTTCCTTTAGAACGAGCTGCTCGGGATATCATCATCACCCAATTTGACAAAGACAGTATTGAAACTTTAGGCCTGGTCAAAATGGATTTATTGGGGCATCGCGCGCTGAGCGCCATTCGAGATACGGTTCATGCCATTCGCCGTAATCGGGACGCCCACTTTGATATTGAATCTATTCCTGATTCAGACTCGGTTGCGGAAAAGCAATTGGTTTCCGGTCATACCATTGGTTGTTTCCAAGTCGAGTCTCCGGCCATGCGCGGGCTGCTTCGAAAACTGCAAGCCCGTAGCTGCATGGCGGTTATTCAAGCCATTGCCTTGGTACGCCCGGGCGCTTCCGGCAGCGGTATGAAGCAGCATTTTATCGACCGGTGCCATGGCCATGAATCGGTTCATTATCCTCATCCTTCCATGGAAGCGGCACTGGGGGACAGCTACGGGGTTATGATTTATCAGGAGGATGTGCTCAAGGTAGCCCATGCCGTGGCGGGTATGTCATTAGAGGAGGCAGATTTGCTGCGTCGTGCCATGAGCAAGAAGCGCGGTCCACGTGAAATGGCGCGTATCATGAAATCTTTTCTTGAGGGAGCGGCGCAGCAGGGTGTCCCGGAATCCTGTGCCCAAGAAATATGGGAGCTCATCGCAAATTTTGCGTCTTATGCTTATTGCAAAGCCCATGCGGCTACTTACGGTGAATTGGCTTATCAGTGTGTTTGGCTCAAGGCTCACTATCCCGTGGAATATTTTTCTGCTGTTCTCGCCAATGGCGGCGGCTTCTATGCGCCTTTGGTTTATGTCAGTGAAGCCCGACGCTGTGGAGTACCTGTGCTGCCGCCGGATGTAAATTACAGTGCTTTGAATTACGCGCAGGAGGGCGATGGTATACGTATGGGATTCGCACAGATTCTGCATGTATCGGAAAAGACAGCACAAGGAATTTTAGCGGCCCGTGAAAAAGGATTGTTTCGGGATGTGGTTGATTTACTTAAACGAGTTCCCATTGGCATGAGCGAAGGTCTGCAATTATGCCAAGCCGGAGCATTGGATTCGCTGTCCGCAGCGCAGGGAATTCCGCGGCCTGTACAATTTTGGCAGTTACAACATATACCCGAAGTCAGGGATATTCTATTCGACGGCGAAAGTGCGGCGCCGTCCCTGCCTGCGATTCCGGATGTGAGTGCTCGGTTTCGGGCGGATTCCGAGCAAAATTGCCTTGGTCAGCCTTTATCCAGCACGCTGCTGCGTACTTATGGAGCAGTAAGCTCGGATATCCCTCTGATTGCCAGCCGTGATTTACCCGCTTACGCAGGCAGGCAGGTTACGACTATGGGCACCATTATTGCCGAGCGGCGGCTGCCTCTACACAAAGGGGAAGGCATAATGAAATTCTTAAGCGTGGAAGATGCTTGGGGCGTATTTGAGGCAGTATTATTTTCTGAAAGTTATCGGCGTTTTGGTCATTTGACCCACTCCGGCAGCACCTGTTTGTACATTGGGTCTGTTAGTAATAAAGGGGGAGATACGACGGTTATTATAGAGCGTATTCTCCGCACAGCTTGA
- a CDS encoding DUF1311 domain-containing protein, producing MKRKWFIVVGCAFIVFAASLGAEYADIRPEDTTLGMRIAAGESFEKADEELNAVYKELMASLDTAQQDAVRQAQRAWIAYKDAGSAAQGDLFKEGNLAPVVSMRAALNLTLEQIELLRSLLSGNESLAQKEILDPEALQGARKRAEKRVEKIYADVYKDEINIKSQKTWEAFRDSWVAAEIACRPAYEPTLIKDYSLTVLNNTRAEELKTLFMSLYEEEEDAGEAAGKKINLAADDPPLMKAVSSGNLEAVKQLIERGANVNETNSSGWTALHVAAEEGTAVIAVMLLRSGARTDLYDFNERTASDIAWKNNHLEVAQIIDEYNTTSKGAEPAQQQPTQAPVAEKQQSGPEVVDLRSLLDKFSNLTDLQQEKWSRDNEWKLIVSGSGEVSEVETTSWLSEISDAAYEVTCELSDGNRAILFMDENHSDFIYSLDIGDTINFTGKLKTIKEWPFWCTGYVKVD from the coding sequence ATGAAAAGGAAATGGTTCATTGTTGTGGGATGTGCTTTCATTGTGTTTGCCGCAAGCTTGGGCGCTGAATATGCTGACATTAGGCCTGAAGATACTACCCTGGGGATGCGTATCGCAGCGGGAGAGTCTTTCGAGAAAGCGGATGAGGAGCTGAACGCAGTATATAAGGAGTTGATGGCGTCACTTGACACAGCGCAACAGGACGCGGTTCGGCAAGCGCAGCGGGCATGGATTGCGTATAAAGACGCCGGCTCAGCAGCTCAAGGCGATTTGTTCAAAGAAGGTAATTTAGCACCCGTTGTCTCAATGCGGGCTGCTTTGAATTTGACTTTGGAGCAAATAGAATTATTGCGTTCACTTTTATCGGGGAACGAATCTTTGGCGCAAAAAGAAATACTGGATCCGGAGGCATTGCAAGGCGCCCGAAAACGAGCTGAAAAACGCGTGGAAAAGATATACGCTGATGTGTACAAGGACGAGATAAATATCAAGTCGCAGAAAACCTGGGAAGCCTTTCGAGATTCTTGGGTGGCCGCTGAAATAGCGTGCCGGCCGGCTTACGAGCCTACTCTAATTAAGGATTACTCTTTGACAGTACTAAATAACACCCGTGCTGAAGAATTGAAAACGCTATTTATGAGCCTATATGAGGAAGAGGAAGATGCAGGTGAGGCGGCTGGCAAAAAAATCAATCTTGCTGCTGATGATCCGCCTTTGATGAAAGCCGTTTCTTCCGGCAATCTCGAAGCCGTGAAACAACTGATCGAACGCGGGGCAAATGTGAATGAGACAAATTCGTCAGGCTGGACAGCCCTTCATGTTGCTGCGGAAGAAGGCACCGCAGTGATTGCTGTTATGTTATTGCGTTCAGGCGCACGTACAGACCTCTATGATTTTAACGAACGCACAGCTTCCGACATTGCTTGGAAAAATAATCACTTGGAAGTCGCGCAGATAATTGATGAGTATAATACAACTTCCAAAGGGGCAGAACCTGCGCAGCAACAACCTACGCAAGCGCCTGTAGCTGAAAAACAGCAATCCGGTCCGGAAGTGGTGGATCTACGATCGCTCTTAGATAAATTCAGCAATCTCACCGATCTTCAGCAAGAAAAATGGAGTCGTGATAATGAATGGAAGCTCATTGTCAGCGGCTCCGGCGAAGTGTCTGAGGTGGAAACCACCAGTTGGCTTTCCGAGATCAGCGATGCTGCCTATGAGGTTACCTGTGAATTATCGGACGGGAACCGTGCAATTCTCTTTATGGATGAGAATCACAGTGATTTTATCTACAGTCTGGATATCGGGGATACCATTAATTTCACAGGGAAATTAAAAACCATTAAGGAATGGCCATTCTGGTGCACTGGCTATGTGAAGGTTGACTAG
- a CDS encoding WYL domain-containing protein yields the protein MQKKKDPYASSAQKVIGLYGLLLFTGRPYSLTQLSQLFRCSKQTILRMVEQIERSQRIQIEAWIEKGRKWYRVRTPKQRPNVALSVDDIQRLLLCRDMTLQIFPEALRKRISETIETTTVLLSDYDERESALASFTQPQPKGIVDYSDFGHILDALLKAIRERCICTVLYRSPEWSEPRSLTVAPYLFISFREGFYAKCREESDLRKKKHARDRTLAVHRMIELVPTDRRFPPIEIKDDGSADAFGLAREKAFPVVVDIVPKAAMYVRERIWSKDQRITEHQDGGLTLEFTATSKPEVLAWVLSFGGEATLREPTALRSELLSRLKTMMESHTDMM from the coding sequence ATGCAAAAGAAAAAAGATCCCTATGCGAGCTCCGCCCAAAAAGTCATCGGTCTGTACGGACTGTTGCTTTTCACCGGACGACCCTATTCATTAACCCAATTATCGCAACTCTTCCGTTGTTCGAAACAGACCATTCTGCGTATGGTTGAGCAGATCGAGAGGTCGCAGCGTATCCAGATTGAAGCGTGGATTGAGAAGGGTCGTAAATGGTACCGGGTACGAACACCGAAGCAACGTCCCAATGTTGCGCTCAGTGTCGACGATATTCAACGGCTGCTCCTCTGCCGCGACATGACCTTGCAGATCTTTCCGGAGGCGCTGCGCAAGCGTATCAGCGAGACCATCGAAACAACCACCGTGCTCCTGTCCGACTACGACGAACGGGAGAGCGCGCTTGCCTCCTTTACCCAACCTCAACCTAAAGGAATTGTGGACTACTCAGACTTTGGGCATATCCTTGACGCCCTGCTCAAGGCTATCCGTGAACGATGCATTTGCACAGTTCTCTATCGCTCACCGGAATGGTCTGAGCCGCGCAGTCTCACGGTTGCCCCCTACCTATTTATCTCCTTCCGCGAAGGGTTTTATGCGAAATGCCGTGAAGAGTCCGATCTCCGCAAAAAAAAACATGCCCGAGATCGAACGCTCGCTGTTCATCGCATGATCGAACTTGTTCCCACTGATCGGCGTTTCCCACCCATTGAAATAAAAGACGACGGCTCCGCAGACGCTTTCGGCCTCGCCCGTGAAAAAGCCTTTCCTGTCGTCGTCGACATTGTCCCTAAGGCTGCCATGTACGTCCGGGAGCGCATCTGGAGCAAAGACCAGCGCATCACCGAACATCAAGACGGCGGCCTCACCCTCGAATTTACCGCTACGAGCAAACCTGAAGTCCTCGCTTGGGTTCTCAGCTTCGGCGGCGAAGCCACCCTCAGAGAACCTACAGCGCTCCGTTCAGAATTGTTGTCCCGGTTGAAGACCATGATGGAATCTCATACCGATATGATGTAA
- a CDS encoding MFS transporter: MNIALISGLKKLGSPPRRFLIYVAINVVSWQNIVGPAMVLLARKIDMPESLVGLLIAFMPFTSMLLLFTLPLIVRQGPKRVMLWAWFLRNVIACIVFLLPVALAMGSKKGAWAILIFTIFGFCVMRAIGAGGWLPWLHEIVPTPLRATYFSAETSITQIINVGVLFLHARLLAVEDPGIYRFLLIFGIGIFMGFVSLFWMQRVPGGAGTQEVEPHIGVRAYGRALRDKQYRHFLIITTFSLSGIVWFNATNVLYLRDCLAVRDSMTMTITALGGLGVLLTVGSWARFTDKSGSGLAMAKTLFGHTCAPALLLLSNITAPDSTWPATVAIILACIFTAAFGVAINRAMLNQVPDQDRVGYTAIWTVFTSLAHAITPVVAGILIEHFGIWGYRSCFILSMVSTLIGALLSLFFIHDLTLEGRSWVHLLNPVLPLRTAGRVLWITMGLDASNRETP; the protein is encoded by the coding sequence ATGAACATTGCTCTTATTTCAGGACTGAAAAAATTAGGGTCACCCCCGCGCCGTTTTCTGATTTATGTGGCGATTAATGTTGTATCATGGCAAAATATTGTGGGGCCTGCCATGGTCCTGCTGGCGCGCAAAATCGATATGCCCGAGTCGCTGGTAGGTTTGCTGATCGCTTTCATGCCTTTTACCTCCATGTTGCTGCTCTTCACGTTGCCTCTCATCGTGCGGCAAGGACCGAAGCGGGTCATGTTATGGGCGTGGTTTCTGCGCAATGTAATCGCTTGTATCGTCTTTTTATTGCCTGTCGCTTTAGCGATGGGCAGCAAAAAAGGGGCATGGGCAATACTGATCTTTACCATTTTCGGATTCTGTGTCATGCGTGCCATTGGCGCAGGCGGTTGGCTGCCTTGGCTCCACGAAATTGTGCCTACCCCCTTGCGTGCCACCTATTTCAGTGCAGAAACATCCATAACCCAAATTATCAATGTAGGCGTCTTGTTTCTCCATGCCCGGCTTCTCGCAGTGGAAGACCCCGGCATTTACCGATTCCTGCTCATTTTCGGTATCGGTATCTTCATGGGCTTCGTCAGCTTATTTTGGATGCAGCGTGTTCCCGGCGGAGCAGGGACTCAAGAGGTTGAACCTCATATCGGGGTGCGTGCCTACGGGCGTGCCTTACGGGACAAACAGTACCGGCACTTCCTTATCATTACAACCTTTTCCCTATCCGGAATCGTTTGGTTTAATGCCACCAACGTCTTGTATTTGCGAGACTGCCTCGCTGTGCGAGACAGCATGACCATGACCATAACTGCTTTGGGCGGCCTTGGCGTATTACTCACCGTTGGTTCTTGGGCACGCTTTACAGACAAAAGCGGCAGCGGTCTTGCCATGGCGAAAACCTTGTTCGGACACACTTGCGCCCCCGCTTTGCTGCTGTTGAGCAATATAACAGCGCCTGACAGCACGTGGCCCGCCACCGTGGCGATCATTCTCGCCTGTATATTCACTGCCGCCTTCGGCGTCGCCATCAACCGCGCCATGCTCAACCAAGTACCGGATCAAGACCGCGTCGGCTATACTGCCATATGGACTGTTTTCACCTCACTTGCCCATGCGATTACCCCCGTTGTTGCCGGCATCCTCATCGAGCACTTTGGCATTTGGGGATATCGCAGCTGCTTTATATTGTCCATGGTTTCTACCCTCATTGGCGCCTTGTTAAGCCTCTTCTTCATTCACGACTTAACGTTGGAAGGGCGAAGCTGGGTTCATCTGCTGAATCCTGTTTTGCCGCTGCGCACAGCGGGACGCGTCCTTTGGATCACCATGGGCTTAGACGCAAGCAACCGAGAGACTCCTTGA
- a CDS encoding HAD family hydrolase, with protein sequence MNEMKNYLLDMDGVLVRGKQAIPGAQEFINRLKEHQIKFLVLTNNPLYTQADLAYRLQAMGLNIPAANIFTSAMATALFLNAQRPKGTAFVIGESGLTSALHGIDYIITDHNPEYVVLGATLSYNFEQISKATRLISAGARFIATNPDPAGPTEQGIVPACGAMAALIEKATGRAPFFVGKPAPLMMRYAMNYLEVHSQNTVMVGDRMDTDIIAGMQAGLDTILVLSGLTDHENLGAYPFRPSLVLESVADITF encoded by the coding sequence ATGAATGAAATGAAAAATTATCTATTAGATATGGATGGTGTATTGGTTCGGGGCAAACAGGCTATCCCCGGTGCTCAAGAATTTATCAATCGGCTCAAGGAACACCAAATTAAATTCTTGGTCTTGACCAACAACCCGCTCTATACACAGGCGGATCTCGCCTATAGGCTGCAAGCCATGGGATTGAATATCCCTGCCGCAAATATTTTCACGTCCGCTATGGCGACCGCTTTATTCCTCAACGCACAACGACCGAAGGGAACCGCATTTGTCATAGGCGAAAGCGGACTGACCAGCGCCCTACACGGCATTGACTATATTATCACCGACCACAATCCTGAATATGTAGTCTTAGGTGCAACCCTGTCCTATAACTTTGAACAAATTTCCAAAGCAACACGGCTCATTTCTGCGGGCGCGCGTTTTATCGCCACCAACCCCGATCCCGCCGGCCCCACTGAACAAGGCATCGTTCCCGCTTGCGGCGCTATGGCCGCACTCATCGAAAAGGCCACGGGCCGTGCCCCTTTCTTCGTGGGTAAACCGGCACCGCTCATGATGCGTTATGCCATGAATTATCTGGAAGTCCATTCTCAAAATACCGTCATGGTGGGGGATCGTATGGACACGGACATCATTGCGGGCATGCAGGCGGGCTTGGACACGATTCTTGTGCTGAGCGGTTTGACCGATCACGAAAACTTAGGCGCTTATCCTTTCCGCCCTTCTCTGGTCTTGGAGTCTGTGGCGGATATTACCTTCTAA
- a CDS encoding aminotransferase class I/II-fold pyridoxal phosphate-dependent enzyme, with product MTESVSYDKGIIDLRSDTLTQPSAGMRQAMADAVVADDVYGEDPTVNRLQDVCAELMGKDAALFFPSGTMVNLAACLAQTRPGDSIILSESAHPFHYENANLAMVAGLLPRVIPDLLGKFSAEQVEAQVVYKDDAHLSPTTLVSVENTTNRGGGAYWDLYEMESVAAVCQRYKMRLHCDGARIFNACAVANIEARYYAKCCDTLCFCLSKGLGAPAGSVLVGDRDSIHKDRRFRKMLGGGMRQAGILAAAGLYALEHHRQDLSKDHDRARRFRRALEAEGITFALPSPTNILYITVADADHAVQRLKERGVRVLAHNETRLRVVFHRDIDDQGLEKAIEAFKQCLPPLH from the coding sequence ATGACCGAATCCGTTTCTTACGATAAAGGCATCATTGATTTGCGCAGCGATACGCTGACCCAACCCTCAGCGGGAATGCGTCAAGCTATGGCCGATGCCGTCGTTGCCGACGATGTTTACGGTGAAGATCCCACGGTCAACCGGCTTCAAGATGTCTGCGCGGAACTGATGGGCAAAGATGCCGCCCTGTTTTTTCCTTCAGGTACCATGGTAAATCTTGCTGCATGTCTGGCACAAACAAGGCCCGGTGATTCCATCATTCTCAGTGAGTCTGCCCATCCTTTCCATTATGAAAATGCTAACCTCGCCATGGTCGCCGGGCTCTTGCCCCGCGTTATCCCCGACTTGCTCGGCAAATTCAGCGCGGAACAGGTGGAAGCGCAGGTCGTCTATAAAGATGATGCCCATCTCTCACCGACGACCCTCGTATCCGTCGAAAACACGACCAATCGCGGCGGCGGCGCCTACTGGGATTTGTACGAGATGGAAAGTGTAGCGGCAGTTTGTCAGCGCTATAAGATGCGCTTGCACTGCGACGGCGCCCGTATCTTCAACGCCTGTGCCGTCGCAAATATCGAAGCACGGTATTACGCAAAATGCTGTGATACGCTCTGTTTCTGTCTGTCGAAAGGACTTGGTGCTCCGGCAGGTTCAGTGCTTGTCGGTGATCGCGACAGCATCCACAAAGACCGTCGTTTTCGTAAAATGCTGGGCGGCGGTATGCGCCAAGCGGGTATACTGGCCGCAGCGGGCCTCTATGCATTGGAACATCATCGTCAGGATTTGTCAAAGGATCATGATCGTGCACGACGATTCAGACGAGCGCTGGAAGCCGAGGGCATCACCTTTGCCTTGCCCTCTCCCACGAATATCCTTTATATTACTGTTGCCGATGCTGATCATGCAGTGCAACGCTTGAAGGAACGAGGCGTCCGCGTGCTTGCGCATAATGAAACGAGATTGCGCGTGGTCTTCCATCGTGACATTGACGATCAAGGCTTGGAAAAGGCGATTGAAGCCTTTAAACAATGCCTGCCCCCATTACATTGA
- a CDS encoding DUF1318 domain-containing protein, with protein MMQKRFTLAAFSLMFLLVGCAHIGNPFTTLRPDYSIVPEDELRAFAKVVEQFVLQGEREPQLGEFPSIASDNEDVLQAIRTRAARSELLQELLDTGFAYEQKSGTISIIRSKAYKRASDKSTRDQNALLVMGENANRWTLYETLVKASGWKPGSLGAVQHAFFEARCELLSSGQRYETPDGTIVTK; from the coding sequence ATGATGCAGAAGCGCTTCACCTTAGCCGCTTTCAGCCTTATGTTTTTATTGGTGGGATGTGCCCATATCGGCAACCCTTTCACCACACTCAGACCAGACTATTCGATCGTACCGGAAGATGAATTACGCGCCTTTGCCAAGGTCGTAGAGCAATTTGTTCTGCAAGGCGAACGGGAGCCCCAGCTGGGTGAATTCCCTTCCATCGCGTCTGACAATGAAGATGTTCTCCAGGCAATCCGCACCCGTGCCGCTCGTTCTGAACTGTTACAGGAACTCTTAGACACAGGCTTTGCCTACGAACAAAAATCGGGAACCATTTCCATCATTCGCAGCAAAGCCTATAAACGGGCATCCGATAAAAGCACCCGCGACCAGAACGCTTTGCTCGTCATGGGTGAGAATGCGAACCGATGGACTTTATACGAAACACTGGTAAAAGCCTCCGGTTGGAAGCCCGGCTCCTTGGGCGCAGTGCAACATGCCTTCTTCGAAGCACGCTGTGAATTATTATCGTCAGGGCAACGCTATGAAACGCCGGATGGCACTATCGTCACGAAATGA